Below is a window of Pyrobaculum aerophilum str. IM2 DNA.
TTGCGTCTACCTCCACGTCGATGTCTACGCCGTCGCTCCTATAAGAGACAAAAACCGTGAAGTGCTTTGCCGCGCCCCCTAGCTTTTTCTCTAGGAATTTGACAATCTGGGCAGAAATAAATTCGTTAATTTCATCCATTACGCTATCCTCCTCCTTTTGCCGCCTCGGTAGCCCCGCCCTTGAGCTTAGCCAGCTCTTTGTTTATTTCCTCGCGAAGTTTGTCGAGTTGTTCTCTCAACATGGATTCTTGTCGCGTAAGAGTCTTGACGTGCAATTCCAATAATTCCTTCCTATCTCTGAGCTCTTGCAATGCTACATCGCGGCTCTGGGGCACGAGGAAGTTGCCCACGTTTTTAAAAATCTTGGCGTCTTGTGGCAGTCTTTCGATTTCAGAAATAGCCTTCTCCACTTCTTTCAACTCGGCCTCGTACTGCTGTTTTCTAAGCAACACGTTTTGTAACTGGGCTTGGGCCTGGTTAAACCTATTTACCAAGTCCTGCAGTGATGGCGGGATTTGCGCCATTGGCAACCCGTACCTCCTATTTTAAATAGTTTTCTACATCTCCTCCAAGTGTTGTACCACGTATAGTGTTCGCATTACAGTATGCGAAAGTGACCGCAAGCTTGAGGCGTCTGTAGCCTCGGCGACGATGGTTTCCCCCTCTACGTAAAGGCGACCACGCGGGAATCGCACCTCCCTCTCCAGTATCTTAAAAACTCTCAGCGCAAGGTCGTCGTCCCCAACATCTATAATAAGTCTATACATGTCTATATACTACTTTTTTAATTCTTATACTCGACGCCCTAGGCCCCAAGTCGCTACCGAGAAGCTCTACTAGGTAGCCGTCGGTGCGTCTTATTAAAACTACAGTGTCGAAAAGCCCCCTCACGGCGTCTAGGCTGTATAATATGGGGTATCCGAAAATCTCTGTAAATATGTCCCCAACCTCGCCCTCAGATAAATCTACAATTACGGCGCTTTTAGCAGGCGGTCTTCGGGATATGAAAACTGGGAATTCCCTCCTCGTCTTTATCCCTGAGATTTTTAGCATGTAAGGCTTCCACTCTCTGTTAATTACGTCGTAAAACAACAGGGCAAAGGGCATACCCCGCCTTTCCCAGATAAAGGCGATGTAGCGCGCCCCGCAAGCTACTGCCTCTTCTAAAAGCGTAATGAAAGATTTCTTCCCCCTTACAATTTTGCTTGTGCCGGGGAGTGAGTTTACGAGGTCGTTGACAAGTTCGAGGGTTTTCTTAGAGGGTTCTCGTGAGGTGGTTATTATTACTTTACAGCCTCCTTCCATTTAGCTTTTTGCGCCTCAACTTCCTTTAACTCCTCTGGGGCGAGGGCCTTGCCCATAATTGTCTGCGGCGTCCACGCCCCGCCCGCGAAGGTAAAGCCGCATTTTGGACACCTCCAAATGCCGAAGGCTATTCTTTCAAGCCTTACAAGCGATCTACAGCTAGGGCACCTGTGCTTGCCTCTCTGTTTTACCTCAATAGCTGTGACTTTGCGACGGAGGCCCATTCCATACCTCGCGCCGTATCTTCCAGCGGGACCCACAATTTTAGTGTGACTAAATGGCATATGCGGAGCCATTACCCCCGTTTATAAATTTTGAGCATTTTGCCTAAGCCTACTACATATCGTTGCCGCATGGCGCCAAAGAGGCTAGCCGCCTTAAATTAAATCGCTTAATAAAGACTGTAATCACGCCTTCTCCGGTTGAAACGGGGTTAGACTTTCGGCAAGGGATGGGGCAGATGCGCTAAGCCGTAGCGGGTTATCACAGGGCCTTTTAACCGGCAGCCTCCCACTTGCGCTGGGACATAAGTAGCCGCTCTGTATATATAGCCTGCGGGGAGCAAGATCGTATTGCCGTCAAAGTAGTAATATGTGGCATTGCCTATTCTCAGAGGCCTCTACAGGCTTCGAAAATCTTAACTCCACGCCGGGTTTAATATACAGCGTGTCGTTTTCATAACGCCACTCAAAACGCGCAGGGATTACGCCCTGGTTAAGAAGCCAATTTTAGAACTTTAATATACGCGTTGCAGTCTCCGGTTGGCAGGTATTTCCCTCTCCACGTTATGGTATCGTATTTCATCACGCCGTCTTCCATAATTACTAAGAGGGCGGTGCCATTCTTAATACATATTTTTATTCTTTCCTCAACAGAAGTAAGTCGCCGCCTTCGGCCCTATTTGAGGGCGCTTTTTAACGCCTCGAGTAATCTGTCCCGTCCCCTCAGCGCCAAATTGAGTGCGGCTTCTATTTCCGACTGAGTGAAGTAGCCCAGCGTCTTCTGCGCCGCGACGATTTTATCCTCTGAGAATGTGAAGGTAATTCTGCCGTCTAAGCTGAGCTCCTCCTCAAACGTGGGGTCTAGAAAGAGGACGTTGCCTATCTTCCCCACCGACACGGCGATTGGCGCTTTGCTTATATCCACCGGCAGAGGCGCCTTATTGTTACGATCTAGTTTCACAACGCCGGCCTCGTCTTTAACCACCACTGGCAGTTGTGTATTTTTAAGGGCGGCGACAGAGGCCAAGTTCGCAACATCTATTAAATTGCCGTCGTCATTAATTACGTAGAGATCAATCCAAAGGACGTAAGCCTTCCCCCCCTCTACTGCCAGTTTTTTAAAGTCAACGTAGCCGCAGTGCCTAATGCCGCGGTCTACAACTCTTGCCAGCTCTATGGCAAATTCGTCGGGAGGGCCCACCTCTGTATACGGCGAGGCGTGGGGCAAAACCTCGGCGTTGACCACCAAGACGCCCTCGTCAGGCGCGTCTGGGAAGGGCTGTCCCAGCCCCACCTTAACCCCCGCGACTACATGCGTCTTGCCCAGCTTCACCTCGGCTGAGCCGTCCGCCGTTTTGACAACGCCCACGTTTATCTCCACGTTTCTAGTCTGCTCTGGCCCTCTGCCGTCGACTCTGTACTTCGTGGCTAACAACCTCCTTATCTGCTCCCGGCGGAGGTAAGAAATAAACCGCTTGCCGTAGGGCGAAATCGAGGCCATGTTACCTCCCGTATATCTCCTCAGCTATTGACATATATTTGTTTTTCAACGCATCTCTGGCGATTTGATAGACGTACTCAGCCCCTCTTACTGCGAGGTTAAGCGCCTGTAAAAACATGTCCCTAGTCCACGCCCCGTCTAACTGCAATAGAGTAAAGCGCTTGAGATTCGGCATATATCCAAGGGGGAGGTCCCCTTCGCCGTATTGATCCTCTAGCCCGTTGAGGTCTAACACGACGGTTCCATCAACAAGGCCCACGGACACGCCAACTACCAAGTCCCTCATGTAAATGCCGGCATCTGCCAGCGCGAGGGAGGCTGCAGTGAGGGAGGCCACTCTAGTCGACCCGTCCGCCTGTAGTATCTCCACAAACACATCAATTCTAGACCTCGGGTACTGCTCCAACACTATTGCCGGCTCAAGGGCCTCTCGGAGAATTTTGCTTATTTCAATTTCCCGCCTGCTGGGAGTTGGGCTTTTCCTCTCGTCCTTAGTGCTGAAGGGCGCCATGTGGTATCTGACGCGCATTACGCCGCGATCTGGCAGAGAGAGGTGGCGGGGGTGCATCTCCCTGGGTCCATATACCGCAGCCACGGCGGTAGTAGCGCCGTAGGACA
It encodes the following:
- a CDS encoding prefoldin subunit beta; protein product: MAQIPPSLQDLVNRFNQAQAQLQNVLLRKQQYEAELKEVEKAISEIERLPQDAKIFKNVGNFLVPQSRDVALQELRDRKELLELHVKTLTRQESMLREQLDKLREEINKELAKLKGGATEAAKGGG
- a CDS encoding ribosomal biogenesis protein — encoded protein: MEGGCKVIITTSREPSKKTLELVNDLVNSLPGTSKIVRGKKSFITLLEEAVACGARYIAFIWERRGMPFALLFYDVINREWKPYMLKISGIKTRREFPVFISRRPPAKSAVIVDLSEGEVGDIFTEIFGYPILYSLDAVRGLFDTVVLIRRTDGYLVELLGSDLGPRASSIRIKKVVYRHV
- a CDS encoding 50S ribosomal protein L37ae, giving the protein MPFSHTKIVGPAGRYGARYGMGLRRKVTAIEVKQRGKHRCPSCRSLVRLERIAFGIWRCPKCGFTFAGGAWTPQTIMGKALAPEELKEVEAQKAKWKEAVK
- the rrp42 gene encoding exosome complex protein Rrp42, coding for MASISPYGKRFISYLRREQIRRLLATKYRVDGRGPEQTRNVEINVGVVKTADGSAEVKLGKTHVVAGVKVGLGQPFPDAPDEGVLVVNAEVLPHASPYTEVGPPDEFAIELARVVDRGIRHCGYVDFKKLAVEGGKAYVLWIDLYVINDDGNLIDVANLASVAALKNTQLPVVVKDEAGVVKLDRNNKAPLPVDISKAPIAVSVGKIGNVLFLDPTFEEELSLDGRITFTFSEDKIVAAQKTLGYFTQSEIEAALNLALRGRDRLLEALKSALK
- the rrp41 gene encoding exosome complex exonuclease Rrp41, translating into MKRPPVPLLQNGVRADGRTPDQMREVKIAVGVVSNADGSAMVSYGATTAVAAVYGPREMHPRHLSLPDRGVMRVRYHMAPFSTKDERKSPTPSRREIEISKILREALEPAIVLEQYPRSRIDVFVEILQADGSTRVASLTAASLALADAGIYMRDLVVGVSVGLVDGTVVLDLNGLEDQYGEGDLPLGYMPNLKRFTLLQLDGAWTRDMFLQALNLAVRGAEYVYQIARDALKNKYMSIAEEIYGR